Proteins encoded within one genomic window of Panicum virgatum strain AP13 chromosome 1N, P.virgatum_v5, whole genome shotgun sequence:
- the LOC120654744 gene encoding pentatricopeptide repeat-containing protein At4g20770-like: MANLAAQLAAVLQACIKRSSGPKPSRAHARAAHARVLAAGLGADTFLLNRLVELYSLSGLPCHALRAFRALPHPNVYSYNAAISAACRAGDLAAARDLLGGMPERNAVSWNTVIAAVARSGSPGDALGMYEGMLQEGLAPTHFTLASVLSACGAVAALDDGRRCHGLAVKVGLDGNQFVENALLGMYTKCGSVDDAVRLFDGMARPNEVAFTAMMGGLAQSGAADDALRLFARMSRSGVRVDPVAVSSVLGACAQACAGEYSIVRAIRLGQSIHALVVRKGFGSDQHVGNSLMDMYAKCMEVDEAMKVFESLPSVSIVSWNILITGYGQVGLYAKAMEVLDLMQESGFEPNEVTYSNMLASCIKARDVPSARTMFEKISKPSVTTWNTLLSGYCQEELHQDTIELFKRMQHQKVQPDRTTLAVILSSCSRLGTLELGKQVHSASVRLLLHNDMFVANGLVDMYSKCGHVGFAQIIFNRMTQRDVVCWNSMISGLAIHSLNEEAFDFFKQMRENGMFPTESSYASMINSCARLSSIPQGRQMHAQVLKDGYDQNVYVGSALIDMYAKCGNMDDARLSFNCMIVKNIVAWNEMIHGYAQNGFGEKAIELFEYMLTTKQKPDSVTFIAVLTGCSHAGLVDEAIALFNSMESNYGITPLVEHYTCLIDALGRAGRFVEVEAVIDKMPYKDDPIVWEVLLAACVVHHNAELGELAAKHLFRLEPKNPSPYVLLSNIYASLGRHGDASAVRALMSSRGVVKGRGYSWVHQKDGARAFMVADDLGKNVGQSTMFSESEDTSGIAEVHCDETCAG; the protein is encoded by the coding sequence ATGGCAAACCTAGCGGCCCAGCTCGCGGCCGTGCTCCAGGCCTGCATCAAGCGGAGCAGCGGCCCCAAGCCCAGCCGCGCCCACGCCagggccgcgcacgcgcgcgtcctcgccgccggcctcggcgcCGACACCTTCCTCCTCAACCGCCTCGTCGAGCTCTACTCCCTCTCCGGCCTGCCATGCCACGCGCTCCGCGCCTTCCGCGCGCTGCCCCACCCCAACGTCTACTCCTACAACGCCGCGATCTCGGCGGCCTGCCGCGCGGgggatctcgccgccgcccgggacCTGCTCGGCGGAATGCCCGAACGGAACGCCGTCTCCTGGAACACCGTgatcgccgccgtcgcgcggtCGGGCTCGCCGGGGGACGCGCTGGGGATGTACGAGGGGATGCTGCAGGAGGGCCTCGCGCCGACGCACTTCACGCTCGCCAGCGTGCTGAGCGCGTGCGGCGCCGTGGCTGCGCTCGACGACGGGAGGCGCTGCCACGGGCTCGCCGTCAAGGTCGGGCTCGACGGGAACCAGTTCGTGGAGAACGCGCTCCTCGGCATGTACACCAAGTGCGGGAGCGTCGATGATGCCGTCAGGCTGTTCGACGGGATGGCTCGCCCAAACGAGGTGGCGTTCACGGCGATGATGGGCGGGCTGGCGCAGAGCGGGGCTGCGGACGATGCGCTCAGGCTGTTTGCACGCATGAGCAGAAGCGGGGTCCgtgttgatccggtggctgtCTCCAGTGTTCTCGGCGCGTGTGCACAGGCTTGCGCTGGTGAGTACAGCATCGTTCGTGCAATCAGGCTTGGACAGTCCATTCACGCATTGGTTGTCAGGAAAGGGTTTGGATCAGACCAACACGTTGGAAACTCCTTGATGGATATGTATGCAAAGTGCATGGAGGTGGACGAGGCCATGAAAGTCTTCGAGTCATTGCCCAGCGTCAGTATCGTTTCTTGGAACATCCTTATAACTGGATATGGCCAGGTGGGCCTCTATGCTAAGGCCATGGAAGTGCTGGACCTCATGCAAGAGTCAGGCTTTGAGCCCAATGAGGTCACTTATAGTAACATGCTTGCTTCCTGTATTAAGGCGAGGGATGTTCCTTCTGCTCGTACAATGTTTGAGAAGATATCAAAGCCAAGTGTGACTACTTGGAACACTCTGTTATCTGGTTACTGCCAGGAGGAACTGCATCAGGACACAATTGAGTTGTTCAAGAGGATGCAGCATCAAAAAGTGCAGCCTGACAGGACAACCTTGGCTGTGATCCTCAGTTCATGCTCTAGATTAGGAACTTTGGAACTGGGCAAGCAAGTGCACTCTGCTTCAGTAAGACTTTTGCTTCACAACGACATGTTTGTTGCAAATGGTCTGGTGGACATGTATTCAAAATGCGGTCACGTTGGTTTTGCTCAGATCATTTTCAATAGGATGACACAGAGAGATGTGGTATGTTGGAATTCCATGATATCAGGTTTGGCTATCCATTCTTTGAATGAAGAGGCCTTCGATTTCTTCAAGCAGATGCGAGAAAATGGAATGTTTCCCACAGAATCCTCCTATGCTAGTATGATAAACTCATGTGCTAGATTGTCATCCATACCTCAAGGTAGGCAGATGCATGCACAGGTTCTAAAAGATGGCTATGATCAGAATGTCTATGTTGGCAGTGCCCTGATCGACATGTATGCTAAATGTGGCAACATGGATGATGCACGCCTTTCCTTTAACTGCATGATTGTGAAGAACATAGTGGCATGGAATGAGATGATACATGGATATGCTCAGAATGGTTTTGGAGAGAAAGCTATAGAATTGTTTGAGTACATGCTAACTACAAAACAAAAACCAGACAGTGTGACGTTCATTGCTGTGCTGACAGGATGTAGTCACGCTGGGCTTGTTGATGAAGCCATTGCATTGTTTAATTCCATGGAGAGCAATTATGGGATAACACCACTAGTTGAGCATTACACTTGCCTCATAGATGCACTGGGGCGGGCTGGTCGTTTTGTTGAAGTCGAGGCTGTAATAGACAAAATGCCATACAAGGATGATCCTATAGTGTGGGAAGTTCTACTAGCTGCCTGTGTGGTACATCACAATGCTGAATTGGGAGAATTGGCTGCAAAGCATCTATTCCGCCTTGAACCGAAGAATCCATCACCTTATGTGCTTCTATCAAACATATATGCTTCCTTGGGCAGACATGGCGATGCATCAGCTGTTAGGGCACTAATGAGTAGTCGTGGTGTTGTGAAAGGTCGTGGATACAGCTGGGTACATCAAAAGGATGGTGCTCGTGCCTTTATGGTAGCTGATGATCTCGGAAAGAATGTTGGACAATCCACAATGTTCAGTGAGAGTGAGGATACTTCTGGGATTGCAGAAGTGCACTGTGATGAAACTTGTGCTGGCTGA
- the LOC120654319 gene encoding putative germin-like protein 2-1, with product MAMARSCDLVLLALLVAGLAASLPLALAYDPSPLQDFCVADAASDATQRFIAPPYAALFLNGVACKDPARVSAGDFAFSGLDAAGDTANALGSRVTLVDARAVPGLNSLGVSMASLDLAPGGLNPPHTHPRASEVLTVVEGQMHAGGLVHFEINFGERPAVWIAGLSSQNPGVVRVADSLFGATPAVTDDVLAKAFGIDAATVQRIKAQFATKK from the exons atggccatggccaggTCTTGCGACCTCGTCCTGCTTGCTCTTCTTGTTGCAGGCTTGGCGGCGTCTCTGCCTCTGGCCCTCGCCTACGACCCGAGCCCGCTCCAGGACTTCTGCGTCGCCGACGCCGCTTCCGATGCTACGCAGCGTTTCATCGCTCCACCATATGCTGCTT TGTTCCTGAACGGGGTGGCGTGCAAGGACCCGGCGCGCGTGTCGGCCGGCGACTTCGCCTTCTCgggcctcgacgccgccggcgacacGGCGAACGCGCTCGGCTCCCGGGTGACCCTGGTGGACGCGCGCGCGGTGCCGGGGCTCAACTCGCTGGGCGTCTCCATGGCGAGCCTCGACCTGGCCCCCGGCGGGCTCAACCCGCCGCACACGCACCCGCGCGCCTCCGAGGTGCTCACCGTCGTCGAGGGCCAGATGCACGCCGG GGGGCTCGTGCACTTCGAGATCAACTTCGGCGAGCGGCCCGCCGTGTGGATCGCCGGCCTCAGCAGCCAGAACCCGGGGGTCGTCCGCGTCGCCGACTCGCTCTTCGGCGCCACCCCGGCCGTCACCGACGACGTGCTCGCCAAGGCGTTTGGGATCGACGCCGCCACCGTGCAGAGGATCAAGGCGCAGTTCGCCACCAAGAAGTAA